Below is a window of Puniceicoccales bacterium DNA.
AGATGGCCATTTTTGCCCAGGCTTGTCTATTGCTATAGGTTTTATTTATAAGCTTTTGGGTTTTGCAGTAATCTTCATAATCCGCCAAAACAAAAAATGGATCACCATTGTTTAATAAATTTTCGGCCACTTCTTTGATAGGATTCGATCCATGATTGATTTGAAAAAAATCAGATCTCATCCAGTCGAGAATGGCTCTTAGTTCGCCATTGGAATGATAGTAATCCCATGGATTATAACCTTGCTGCCGAAGGTTAGCAATCTCGGCTTCGGTTTTTCCAAAAATAAAAATATTTTCATCTCCCACCTCTTCTTTTATTTCCACATTCGCTCCGTCGAGGGTTCCTATGGTACAGGCACCATTCAAAGCCAATTTCATATTGCCGGTACCAGAGGCCTCTTTGCCCGCCGTGGAGATCTGTTCAGAGACATCTGCTGCTGGTATTATTTTTTCCGCCAGGCTGACGCAGTAGTTAGGGATGAAGACCACCTTGATTTTATTATCTATAGTAACGCAATTGTTTATCAATTTTCCAGCGACATTTATCGCATGGATTATTGTCTTAGCCATTCTATAGCCAGGTGCAGCTTTGGCAGAAAAAATAAATACTGTCGGATGGATATCCGTCTGACTGTGCAGCAACCTATAATAAAGGGTTATGATATGCAACAGATTAAGATGTTGACGCTTATATTCATGTAATCTTTTTATTTGCACATCAAATACAGCATAGGGACTAACCGTTATGCCACACAGCTCTTCGATTATTTTTGCCAATTTAACCTTGTTATTGTGCTTTATTTCTAGAAATTCGTTTTGAAATTCTGTATCCCCGGCAAATTGCTCCAATAGTCGCAGTTTATCCAAGTTTGTGGTCCAATTTTTTCCAATTTTTGAATCTATTAATGCCGAAAGTTCCTGATTGCATAGCTTCAACCAGCGCCTCGGAGTTATTCCATTGGTCTTGTTATTGAATTTATCCGGATACATTTGATAAAAATCCTTGAATAGCTGGGTCTTAAGTAGATCGCTATGCATAGCTGCCACACCGGTTACCGAATGACAAGCCACCACTGACAAATAGGCCATGCGTATAACCTGGTTATCACCGGAAGATATTATGGATAGATCGCGTTTCTTTTGATCATCATTGGGCCAGGTTTTCTGGACATCGGTTTCGAGGAATCTTTTGTTTATTTCACAGACTATTTGATAGTGTCTTGGTAGTACATTTTTAAATAACCCAACACTCCAGGTTTCCAACGCTTCGGGCAACAATGTGTGATTGGTGTAGCCAAAAACAGATTGGCACATTTGCCAGGCCATATCCCAATCAACGCCTTCTCTATCGACCAATAGGCGCATAAGCTCTAGCACGGCCACAGCAGGATGGGTATCATTCAGCTGAATTGCCGTTGTTTTTGCAAAATTCTGCCAACCGCTATGAGCATTTTTATACCGACGCAAAATATCTTTTATGGAACAGGACACAAAAAAATATTGTTGTACAAGTCGTAGTTCCTTGCCCTGCTCGGTGGAATCATTGGGGTATAATACCTTTGAGATCGTTTCACCGACGGCTTTACCATGAACGGCATCGATGTAATCTCCACGGTTGAATTCGTCTAAATTAAAATCCTCGGTAGCCTTTGATTCCCATAGTCTTAGAAAATTTACGGTTTCTGCTCCATAGCCAACCACCGGTATGTCCCAGGGAATTCCAACCACATCTCTGGTATCTATCCATCTAGGCTCCCAATCGCCTTTTTCGTTAAAATGGCTTTCTACTCGACCGTATAGCTTCACCCTTTGGGCATTTTCTGGCCGAGCTATTTGCCATGGATTGTCACCGGAAGCCATCCAACTGTCTGGACGTTCTACCTGCTGTCCATTTATTATTTCCTGCTTAAATAGTCCAAACTCATAGTGGATGCCGTAGCCAATTGCCGGATAATTCAGTGTTGCTAAGGAATCCAGAAAACAAGCTGCCAGTCGGCCAAGGCCTCCATTACCCAATCCGGGATCCGGACCTTCTTTGGAAATTTCCTCTATGTCTTGGCCAAACTCTTTGAGCGCAGTGGATAGATTTTCAAATGCTCCAGAATTATGTAAATTATTGATAAATAGCTGGCCTGTCAGATATTCCAGAGATAAATAATATAGCCTTTTCGTATTAGCTTTGTGATGTACGATTTGGGTTTTTATGAATCTATCTAGAATTTTATCTCGTAGAGCATAGCAGGATGCCACCCACCAATCATGCTTTGTGGCTGATGATGGTTCCCTTGCCAAAGTACAATTCAGGTGCCGCTTTATCAAAATTTTAAACTCATCAACACTGCTATCTATAAAAAATACTTCTTTAATATCTTTGGTGCTATTGCTTTCACCAACGTCAGATTTTTTTAATTCTTTAGTCATTCCCAATCCAATAAATACCAAATCAAGTATATTTATTTTTACAAATTTGCCAATGTAAAATAATTGTAATGACGATTGCTTTTTATTAGCTTCTGATTGACAATAACATATCTACCGTTTATTCAGAACTTTTTTTATTTCATCTATCATAGCTGACGGTGTCATTGCATATTTTGTGGCCAAAAATTCTGTGGATGTGGCATGTTCTAGAAACTCATTGGGCCAGCCAAAGATTTTTATGGGTGTGGATATTCCATTAATGCAGAGCAATTCTGCCAAGGATGACCCGAAACCGTTTTTCATTGTATGGTCTTCTAAACTGACCATAAGAGAGTGGTTACTAGCCATTTCGAGTATTAATTTTTCATCAATGGGGTTTATGAATCTTGCATTTAAGATGGTACAGGAGATATGCGATGAAGATAGGTTTTCGTGCAATGTCCATGCGGTGTTGTACATGCTTCCTAAGGATACTATGCACACATCGCTTCCTTTGGTAACTATCTCTGCTGTACCAACATCCATAATGTCTGGAGTCCAATTTATGGAACATGCGTCTAGTTCGGCTTTGGGATAGCGAATGAAACAAGGTTTATTCCATC
It encodes the following:
- a CDS encoding glycogen/starch/alpha-glucan phosphorylase, producing MTKELKKSDVGESNSTKDIKEVFFIDSSVDEFKILIKRHLNCTLAREPSSATKHDWWVASCYALRDKILDRFIKTQIVHHKANTKRLYYLSLEYLTGQLFINNLHNSGAFENLSTALKEFGQDIEEISKEGPDPGLGNGGLGRLAACFLDSLATLNYPAIGYGIHYEFGLFKQEIINGQQVERPDSWMASGDNPWQIARPENAQRVKLYGRVESHFNEKGDWEPRWIDTRDVVGIPWDIPVVGYGAETVNFLRLWESKATEDFNLDEFNRGDYIDAVHGKAVGETISKVLYPNDSTEQGKELRLVQQYFFVSCSIKDILRRYKNAHSGWQNFAKTTAIQLNDTHPAVAVLELMRLLVDREGVDWDMAWQMCQSVFGYTNHTLLPEALETWSVGLFKNVLPRHYQIVCEINKRFLETDVQKTWPNDDQKKRDLSIISSGDNQVIRMAYLSVVACHSVTGVAAMHSDLLKTQLFKDFYQMYPDKFNNKTNGITPRRWLKLCNQELSALIDSKIGKNWTTNLDKLRLLEQFAGDTEFQNEFLEIKHNNKVKLAKIIEELCGITVSPYAVFDVQIKRLHEYKRQHLNLLHIITLYYRLLHSQTDIHPTVFIFSAKAAPGYRMAKTIIHAINVAGKLINNCVTIDNKIKVVFIPNYCVSLAEKIIPAADVSEQISTAGKEASGTGNMKLALNGACTIGTLDGANVEIKEEVGDENIFIFGKTEAEIANLRQQGYNPWDYYHSNGELRAILDWMRSDFFQINHGSNPIKEVAENLLNNGDPFFVLADYEDYCKTQKLINKTYSNRQAWAKMAIYNTARVGKFSSDRTIMEYANDIWALSPLKIGK